A genomic region of uncultured Paludibaculum sp. contains the following coding sequences:
- the mutL gene encoding DNA mismatch repair endonuclease MutL — MGRIRILSDNVANKIAAGEVVERPASVIKELLENSLDAGSTDIRVEVESGGRRLLRIVDNGCGMLRDDAMLAFERHATSKLSNVDQLEAIATLGFRGEALPSIASVSRLVLETRSADEPTGTRVEISGGKLLGCEESALPSGTTITVRDLFFNVPARKKFLRSDQTELAHIASLVTHYSLAHREKSFELTHAGKELLRVTPVQSDRERVFQVFGADALEDLVELPDRTGGQGAFQLSGFISRPQVQKTNRNSIFLFVNRRLIRDRLLMHAISAAYYNLMPPACYPFALLFVDCDPAEVDVNVHPSKTEVRFRNSSYVHDYVRDSLRATLIEQRPVPSAPPPGTPFLTATPGQSATRLPYSEFTQTIENFRYDEARPVLPPPEDGQPSQSVQLPEYTLRPVAPPPARFDFSGGEPITMDPQPAGVEPLRLKIPDTHGGFPAGYDLDAPQGMVSLDDLRVMGQLHDSFIIAAGRDGLWIIDQHVAHERILFEKVLAQQAAGRVEQQRLLLPIVLQLTPSQQVEYERIADDLALAGFETEPFGQRTIAVKAAPADLGTGDLERAIFEILEIAETELRRVSVEDFRRGIAASVACRAAIKINMRLDQTRMDYLLRELARTQYPMSCPHGRPVALRYTTREILRSFHRI; from the coding sequence AAGCGGTGGGCGGCGCCTGCTGCGGATCGTCGACAACGGGTGCGGCATGCTGCGGGATGACGCGATGCTGGCCTTCGAGCGGCACGCCACGTCCAAGCTTTCCAATGTCGATCAGTTGGAGGCCATTGCCACGTTGGGGTTCCGCGGCGAGGCCCTGCCCTCCATTGCTTCGGTCTCGCGCCTGGTGCTGGAGACCAGATCGGCCGACGAGCCCACGGGCACCAGGGTCGAAATCTCGGGCGGAAAGCTGCTGGGCTGTGAGGAGAGCGCGCTGCCCTCGGGCACGACGATCACGGTGCGCGATCTGTTCTTCAATGTGCCGGCTCGCAAGAAGTTCCTGCGAAGCGACCAGACGGAGCTAGCCCACATCGCGTCGCTCGTCACGCACTACTCGCTCGCCCATCGCGAGAAATCGTTCGAACTCACCCATGCCGGCAAGGAGTTGCTGCGTGTGACTCCGGTGCAGAGCGACAGGGAACGCGTCTTTCAGGTCTTTGGTGCGGACGCGTTGGAGGATCTTGTCGAGCTGCCGGACCGGACTGGGGGCCAGGGCGCTTTCCAGCTCTCCGGTTTTATCTCGCGGCCGCAGGTGCAGAAGACGAACCGGAACTCGATCTTCCTGTTTGTGAACCGGCGCCTGATTCGGGACCGGCTGCTGATGCACGCCATCAGCGCGGCCTACTACAACCTCATGCCTCCGGCCTGCTACCCGTTTGCGCTGCTCTTTGTGGACTGCGACCCGGCCGAGGTGGACGTCAACGTCCACCCCTCCAAAACCGAAGTCCGATTTCGAAACAGCAGCTATGTGCATGACTATGTTCGGGATTCGCTGCGGGCCACACTGATCGAGCAGCGGCCCGTGCCCAGCGCCCCACCTCCAGGTACTCCGTTCCTCACCGCGACGCCGGGGCAATCCGCGACCCGGCTGCCGTACTCCGAGTTCACCCAGACCATCGAGAACTTCCGGTACGACGAGGCTCGCCCGGTGCTGCCGCCGCCGGAAGATGGCCAGCCTTCGCAGTCGGTCCAGTTGCCGGAGTACACGTTGAGACCCGTCGCGCCTCCGCCGGCCCGGTTCGATTTCAGCGGCGGGGAACCCATTACCATGGATCCGCAACCGGCCGGAGTGGAGCCGTTGCGTCTGAAGATCCCCGACACTCATGGTGGATTTCCGGCGGGCTACGACCTGGATGCTCCGCAGGGCATGGTGTCGCTGGACGACCTGAGGGTGATGGGCCAGCTTCACGACAGCTTCATCATTGCCGCCGGCAGGGACGGGCTATGGATCATCGACCAGCATGTGGCGCACGAACGGATCCTGTTCGAAAAAGTACTGGCGCAGCAGGCCGCCGGGCGGGTGGAACAACAACGTCTTCTGTTGCCCATCGTGCTGCAACTCACGCCTTCGCAACAGGTTGAGTACGAGCGGATTGCGGACGACCTCGCGCTGGCGGGCTTCGAAACAGAGCCATTCGGCCAGCGTACGATCGCGGTGAAGGCCGCGCCGGCCGATCTGGGGACGGGTGACCTCGAGCGGGCCATCTTTGAGATCCTGGAGATTGCCGAGACCGAACTGCGGAGGGTGAGCGTCGAGGACTTCCGTAGGGGCATCGCTGCGTCCGTCGCATGCCGAGCGGCGATCAAGATCAACATGCGGCTGGACCAGACACGCATGGACTATCTGCTGCGGGAACTGGCCCGCACACAGTATCCGATGAGTTGTCCGCACGGCCGGCCGGTGGCGCTGCGCTACACCACTCGTGAGATCCTGCGCAGCTTCCACCGCATCTAA